Proteins encoded in a region of the Pieris rapae chromosome 12, ilPieRapa1.1, whole genome shotgun sequence genome:
- the LOC111002050 gene encoding chymotrypsin-2-like: MGISKISFILLLVAWNVQGFASNSGGQEPDTRVVGGKDAPEGLVPHQVALKRKDGWTFCGAAIISDRWILTAAHCVENRKPSKFFAVVGTLSRTKGGTKYEISKVITHKEHNKPTKFKNDIAVISTKKAIKFNKKVQPLPLPTQDIKTGLSCLLSGWGYLGYGQRAPDKLQYLYVNTLTGEQCNKYFKGSSVSINSSQMCTLNKRGEGSCQGDSGGSLVCNGTSAGIVSMNWPCANNFPDAYTNTYMCNSWIKENTKSP; this comes from the exons ATGGGTATCTCAAAGATATCCTTTATTCTACTGTTAGTAGCGTGGAACGTACAgg GTTTCGCCTCTAATTCTGGAGGCCAAGAGCCCGACACCAGAGTGGTGGGTGGCAAAGATGCTCCCGAAGGGCTTGTGCCACACCAAGTCGCTCTAAAAAGAAAAGATGGCTGGACTTTCTGCGGTGCTGCTATCATCTCCGACAGATGGATACTGACAGCTGCCCATTGTGtagaaaa TCGTAAACCATCAAAATTTTTCGCTGTAGTGGGTACTTTATCGAGAACGAAAGGTGGCACAAAGTATGAAATAAGCAAAGTAATTACTCACAAAGAACATAACAAGCCaactaaattcaaaaatgatATTGCTGTTATAAGTACGAAAAAGGCCATCAAATTCAACAAAAAAGTTCAGCCCCTGCCATTACCCACACAGGATATCAAGACTGGATTGTCGTGTTTACTGAGCGGTTGGGGTTACCTT GGCTATGGGCAGCGAGCGCCCGACAAATTACAGTATCTGTATGTAAACACTTTAACCGGGGAACagtgtaataaatactttaaaggaAGCTCAGTGTCGATAAATTCCAGCCAGATGTGTACTCTTAACAAACGTGGGGAAGGATCATGCCAA GGTGATTCAGGCGGCAGCTTAGTGTGCAACGGCACCTCAGCTGGTATCGTCTCCATGAACTGGCCCTGCGCCAACAATTTCCCTGACGCGTACACCAACACGTACATGTGTAACTCCTggataaaagaaaatactaaatcACCCTGA